A DNA window from Camelina sativa cultivar DH55 chromosome 13, Cs, whole genome shotgun sequence contains the following coding sequences:
- the LOC104738427 gene encoding putative lipid-binding protein AIR1 — protein MAPRTSLALFLSLNLLFFTYTTATTGTCPNDTLKVALCANVLKLVDITVGSPPVQPCCTLIQGLADLEAAACLCTLVKANVLGINLNLPIDLTVLLNVCGRKAPANYQC, from the coding sequence ATGGCTCCAAGAACCTCCCTTGCACTCTTCCTTTCCCTcaacctcctcttcttcacttacACCACCGCAACCACAGGGACTTGTCCTAATGATACCCTTAAGGTCGCTCTTTGCGCAAATGTTCTCAAGCTAGTGGACATAACAGTGGGATCCCCACCTGTACAGCCATGCTGCACTCTCATCCAAGGCTTGGCTGACCTTGAGGCCGCAGCCTGCCTCTGCACTTTGGTCAAGGCTAACGTTCTTGGAATCAACCTTAACCTTCCCATCGATCTCACCGTACTCCTCAATGTTTGCGGTAGAAAAGCTCCAGCGAACTACCAGTGCTAA
- the LOC109128396 gene encoding RPW8-like protein 3, with protein sequence MTKPYMENEQKIYRSLTTRCILDRHDATIRITPLVDLVDKLSKEVEDSPRKVILDLQHLLEKDVSLADAYAELKRRKSLKKYRVDFSILNDQLS encoded by the exons AGCAAAAGATATATAGATCTTTAACAACAAGATGTATCTTGGACCGTCACGACGCTACGATCAGGATTACTCCATTGGTGGATCTAGTCGATAAGCTCAGTAAAGAAGTGGAAGATTCACCGAGGAAAGTCATCTTAGATCTTCAGCATCTTCTTGAGAAGGATGTTTCTCTTGCCGATGCTTATGCAGAGCTCAAACGCAGAAAATCACTCAAAAAGTACAG AGTGGATTTTTCAATTCTCAACGACCAATTAAGTTAA